A single genomic interval of Antarcticibacterium arcticum harbors:
- the arsD gene encoding arsenite efflux transporter metallochaperone ArsD, which produces MKITILDPALCCSTGVCGPSVDDTLVQTAANVKWLKSLGYEVKRHNISNDGAAFKEYPDAIKKLQEEGVDSLPYIFINDKLVKAGEYPSKEEWLQLLETKTSQTSGKTHFSNENFAEKTNVLIGIGAAVAASNETFLKQQVSRAKVLDIEIQEIARAMNIGNDAKNSLSKQIITQANRLLGELQPTADSCAPNSGCC; this is translated from the coding sequence TTGAAAATAACTATTTTAGATCCGGCTTTGTGTTGTAGCACAGGAGTTTGCGGCCCATCTGTAGACGATACACTGGTCCAGACAGCCGCCAATGTAAAATGGCTTAAATCCCTTGGGTATGAGGTAAAGCGTCATAACATTTCCAATGATGGGGCTGCTTTTAAAGAGTATCCTGATGCCATAAAAAAATTACAGGAAGAAGGCGTAGATTCTCTTCCCTATATTTTCATTAATGATAAATTGGTGAAAGCAGGGGAATATCCTTCTAAAGAAGAATGGCTACAGCTGCTGGAAACCAAAACTTCACAGACCTCCGGGAAAACTCATTTTTCAAATGAGAATTTTGCTGAAAAAACCAATGTACTTATTGGTATAGGAGCCGCGGTTGCGGCTTCCAACGAAACTTTCCTGAAACAACAAGTTAGCAGGGCAAAAGTCCTGGACATTGAAATTCAGGAAATAGCCCGGGCAATGAATATTGGTAATGATGCTAAAAACTCCCTTAGTAAGCAGATAATAACACAGGCTAACCGTTTGTTAGGTGAACTTCAACCCACTGCAGATTCCTGTGCGCCCAATTCGGGATGTTGCTAA
- a CDS encoding SDR family oxidoreductase, whose protein sequence is MKELKDKTVLITGGGSGIGKLMGELILRKGGQLIIWDINEVNIEQSLAELSILGEASAYKVDVSNPAEVKEKASLVLQEHGVIDVLINNAGIIVGKYFHEHNTSDIQRTMNINTAAPMYVTAEFLPGMMAQNSGHICNIASSAGLVSNPKMSVYAASKWAMIGWSDSLRLEMEQLDKNIGITTVNPFYIDTGMFAGVRSKVPILKPEKVARKIIKAIEQDRIFLTMPWSMHLVRLGQGLFPIRFFDWFVGKVLGMYSTMDHFKGRKE, encoded by the coding sequence ATGAAAGAACTCAAAGATAAAACCGTCCTAATAACGGGTGGAGGTTCCGGCATTGGTAAATTAATGGGAGAATTGATCCTTAGAAAAGGAGGCCAACTCATTATTTGGGATATCAATGAGGTGAATATAGAGCAAAGCCTGGCAGAACTTTCGATTTTAGGAGAAGCTAGCGCATATAAAGTGGATGTATCCAATCCGGCCGAAGTGAAAGAGAAGGCCTCCCTGGTGTTACAGGAACATGGGGTTATAGATGTTCTTATAAATAACGCCGGGATCATTGTGGGAAAATATTTTCATGAACACAATACATCAGATATTCAAAGAACTATGAATATCAACACAGCGGCACCTATGTATGTTACTGCCGAATTTTTGCCCGGGATGATGGCCCAAAATTCCGGACATATATGCAACATTGCTTCTTCAGCGGGGCTGGTGTCTAACCCTAAAATGAGTGTGTACGCTGCAAGTAAATGGGCCATGATTGGCTGGAGTGACAGCCTGAGGCTTGAAATGGAACAACTGGATAAGAATATAGGAATTACCACGGTAAATCCTTTTTACATTGATACGGGAATGTTCGCCGGGGTGCGATCTAAAGTTCCCATCCTAAAACCGGAAAAGGTGGCTCGTAAAATTATAAAGGCAATAGAACAGGACAGGATATTTTTAACCATGCCCTGGAGCATGCATCTGGTACGCCTGGGCCAGGGTTTATTTCCCATCAGGTTTTTTGACTGGTTTGTGGGAAAGGTGTTGGGAATGTACAGCACCATGGATCATTTTAAAGGCCGAAAAGAATAA
- a CDS encoding arsenate-mycothiol transferase ArsC, producing MTRKTSELFEKVDKNITALKLDSIPKERKKLLQSLVAYIQEKITKGQPVRLNFICTHNSRRSHLSQVWAQALAAYYNIPNIFCYSGGTEATALFPVAAETLEEHGFEIAKLSEEKNPVYSIKFGENEHPVIGFSKTFDDNFNPKSGFAAIMTCSQADAGCPFIAGAEKRIPVTYEDPKEFDGTGQQKQKYKERSEQIATELKYVFSEIKVK from the coding sequence ATGACCAGGAAAACTTCTGAACTATTTGAAAAAGTTGATAAAAACATCACTGCTTTAAAGCTTGATTCTATTCCCAAAGAAAGAAAAAAATTGCTGCAATCCCTTGTTGCATATATTCAGGAAAAAATAACGAAGGGACAACCGGTAAGGCTTAATTTCATTTGTACCCATAATTCCCGCAGAAGTCACCTTTCCCAGGTTTGGGCACAGGCTCTGGCTGCATATTATAATATTCCCAATATATTCTGCTATTCAGGAGGAACGGAGGCAACTGCATTGTTCCCTGTTGCTGCGGAAACTCTGGAAGAGCATGGATTTGAGATCGCGAAACTTTCTGAAGAAAAAAACCCGGTGTACAGCATAAAATTTGGTGAAAATGAGCATCCGGTAATCGGATTTTCAAAAACCTTTGATGATAATTTTAATCCGAAATCGGGATTTGCAGCAATTATGACCTGCTCCCAGGCCGATGCCGGTTGCCCCTTTATCGCAGGTGCTGAAAAACGTATCCCTGTTACGTATGAAGATCCAAAAGAATTTGATGGTACCGGGCAGCAAAAACAAAAATACAAGGAGCGCAGCGAGCAGATCGCAACCGAATTAAAATATGTTTTTTCAGAAATTAAAGTAAAGTAA
- a CDS encoding Crp/Fnr family transcriptional regulator produces MEELIKKHLEYTLGEEIPEEMLDNLRELSFEKSFDKKELLAEAGRACNYQYFILEGSCYSYYVNEKGDKNALQFAIENYWITDASSYFKGSPAVTTIETLEPTRALLINKNSFEKLCCSHPLFDRFFRKLLQNSLATLHYRIAKTISEDADHRYKEFSSRYPHFVQRIPQYLIASYLGIKPQSLSRIRGRSS; encoded by the coding sequence ATGGAAGAACTTATAAAAAAACATCTGGAATACACTCTGGGAGAAGAGATCCCGGAAGAAATGCTGGATAACCTGCGCGAACTTTCTTTCGAAAAATCCTTTGATAAGAAAGAACTTTTAGCAGAGGCCGGAAGGGCCTGTAATTATCAATATTTTATTCTGGAAGGTTCCTGTTATTCATATTATGTTAATGAAAAAGGCGATAAAAACGCGTTGCAGTTTGCCATTGAGAATTACTGGATCACAGATGCTTCCAGCTATTTTAAAGGTAGTCCTGCAGTTACTACCATTGAAACCCTGGAACCTACACGGGCTTTACTTATAAACAAGAATTCATTTGAAAAGCTTTGTTGCTCCCATCCCCTTTTTGACCGGTTTTTTCGCAAGCTGCTCCAAAACTCCCTGGCTACTTTGCATTATCGAATTGCTAAAACTATAAGTGAGGATGCAGACCACCGCTATAAAGAATTTTCCAGTCGTTATCCGCATTTTGTACAGCGCATCCCACAATACCTTATTGCCTCGTACCTGGGCATAAAACCTCAATCCCTTAGCAGGATTCGGGGGCGAAGTTCGTGA
- a CDS encoding ArsR/SmtB family transcription factor, with protein MGVTKTDLFTDKQNELAGVAKVFAHPARIAIIEYLLRANTCINGHLVEELGLAQATISQHLKELKNSGIIQGTIEGVSVSYCINPVKWEEIKGLFGEFFESFQPPSSCSTNC; from the coding sequence ATGGGAGTTACAAAAACCGATCTCTTTACCGATAAGCAAAATGAACTCGCCGGTGTTGCCAAAGTTTTTGCACACCCTGCACGTATCGCAATTATTGAATATTTGCTAAGGGCAAATACCTGTATCAACGGCCATTTGGTTGAAGAACTTGGTCTCGCCCAGGCTACCATAAGCCAGCACCTCAAAGAATTGAAAAACAGCGGGATCATTCAGGGAACCATAGAAGGGGTTTCCGTAAGCTATTGTATCAATCCGGTAAAATGGGAAGAAATTAAAGGCCTTTTTGGGGAGTTTTTTGAAAGCTTTCAGCCTCCCTCCTCCTGCAGCACTAATTGTTGA
- the arsA gene encoding arsenical pump-driving ATPase — translation MESHQTKYLFFTGKGGVGKTSLSCATAIKMADEGKKVLLVSTDPASNLEDVLNSPVTEKMGAVQGLKNLMAININPEVSADEYRNRVTEPLRDILPEAAIKKMQEELSGACTTEIASFDEFSRFISGENEGESFDVIIFDTAPTGHTLRLLELPAAWASFSEKNPDGASCLGPTSALKSSQERYNKVVETLRDANQTTFYLVSRAERSSLKEVSRTSDELKELGLNNQKLLINGVFKALDHSDEFAVKMEEIANKQLASIPQNLNGLERQQFPLLPYNVLELQKLRSLYNEKLQEKEVEQNLSEKNDVNSFIKGIDELVNDLTATQDHGLIMTMGKGGVGKTITASALAIMIARKGFEVHLTTTDPAAHIQDFIDQLGELPANLSIDRIDPKIETQRYTEKVLAQKGQKLDENGKKLLLEDLKSPCTEEVAVFHAFSKAIQQARRKFVVIDTAPTGHTLLLLDTAGSYHREVMRNTGMDPAKIKTPYMALQDSSLSKVILVSLPETTPMREAAALQEDLKRAGIIPYAWVVNQCLSMQAGIKDPLLKSRARAEGEVIQTIENTLTKRIYGIPYLPKEELLPTLLNFYSEDQLEKII, via the coding sequence ATGGAATCGCACCAAACAAAATATTTATTTTTTACCGGCAAAGGAGGCGTAGGAAAAACTTCTCTCTCCTGTGCCACCGCCATAAAAATGGCCGATGAAGGGAAAAAAGTCCTTCTGGTAAGTACAGATCCTGCTTCCAATCTTGAGGATGTGCTCAACAGCCCTGTAACTGAAAAGATGGGTGCCGTACAGGGATTGAAAAATCTAATGGCCATCAATATCAACCCGGAAGTTTCTGCAGATGAGTACCGAAACAGGGTAACCGAACCTTTACGGGACATCCTGCCCGAAGCAGCCATAAAGAAAATGCAGGAAGAACTCTCGGGCGCCTGCACCACCGAGATCGCTTCTTTTGATGAATTTTCACGCTTTATTTCCGGAGAAAATGAAGGCGAAAGTTTTGATGTGATCATTTTTGACACCGCTCCAACCGGACACACCCTAAGATTGCTGGAATTACCCGCTGCCTGGGCATCGTTTTCTGAAAAAAACCCGGACGGCGCTTCCTGTCTGGGCCCAACTTCAGCCTTAAAGAGCAGTCAGGAAAGATACAATAAGGTAGTTGAAACGTTACGCGATGCAAACCAAACCACGTTCTACCTCGTATCCCGGGCGGAAAGATCTTCTTTAAAAGAAGTTTCCCGTACCAGTGATGAACTAAAGGAACTTGGATTGAACAATCAGAAATTATTGATCAATGGTGTCTTTAAAGCGCTGGACCATTCTGATGAATTTGCAGTGAAAATGGAGGAAATAGCGAATAAACAATTAGCATCTATTCCGCAAAATCTAAATGGTCTGGAACGGCAGCAATTTCCGCTTTTACCCTATAATGTCTTAGAATTACAAAAACTTCGCTCCCTGTATAATGAAAAATTGCAGGAGAAAGAGGTGGAGCAAAATCTTTCAGAAAAGAATGATGTAAATTCCTTTATAAAAGGAATAGATGAGTTGGTAAATGATCTTACCGCTACTCAGGATCACGGACTAATTATGACTATGGGAAAAGGAGGGGTTGGGAAAACTATAACAGCGTCTGCGCTTGCCATTATGATTGCACGCAAAGGTTTTGAGGTGCATCTTACAACAACAGATCCTGCTGCCCACATTCAGGATTTTATAGACCAATTGGGCGAACTGCCTGCAAACCTGAGCATAGATCGCATTGATCCCAAAATTGAAACCCAACGCTATACAGAGAAAGTGTTGGCGCAAAAAGGCCAAAAACTTGATGAAAATGGAAAGAAACTTCTGTTGGAGGATCTGAAATCCCCCTGTACCGAAGAAGTGGCTGTTTTTCACGCTTTTTCCAAAGCCATTCAACAGGCCAGGCGAAAATTTGTGGTTATTGATACCGCACCTACCGGGCATACCTTATTGTTGCTGGATACTGCAGGAAGTTATCATCGCGAAGTAATGCGCAATACCGGCATGGATCCCGCAAAAATAAAAACGCCTTATATGGCCTTACAGGACAGCAGTCTTTCTAAAGTTATCCTGGTTTCCCTTCCTGAAACCACTCCTATGCGGGAAGCCGCGGCGTTACAGGAAGATTTAAAAAGGGCCGGAATCATTCCTTATGCCTGGGTGGTGAATCAATGTTTGTCTATGCAGGCAGGCATTAAGGATCCCTTGCTAAAAAGCAGGGCACGTGCAGAAGGGGAAGTAATCCAAACTATAGAAAACACGCTTACTAAAAGGATCTATGGAATTCCCTATTTGCCAAAAGAAGAATTATTACCCACTTTGCTGAATTTTTACAGCGAGGATCAACTTGAAAAAATAATTTAA
- a CDS encoding exonuclease domain-containing protein, with product MNDQLFAVIDVETTGGGIAGNRLTEICIVLMKGAVVIDKYSTLINPEKHIPLQITALTGIDNDMVANAPKFPEVAKKIEEMTREAIFVAHNVNFDYNVLRNEFKDLGFEYSRKKLCTVRLSRKLIPGLFSYSLGRLCDSINIPIVNRHRAEGDTDATVILFQRLLSLDDDFKVIRSFLHAHSRQATLPPHLCAEQIYELPESPGIYLFKDKNHKVVYAGKAINIKKRVISHFYDKLSKEYQLGQETYYIDYETTGNELMALLLEAEYIRKYYPKYNQAQKRPGTIYQIISYVNQRGIIQLALGKTKLIRDSVGTFYSRAQATEKLEQLCEMFKLCPRYCTLQSNVEICSHYRIKNCEGVCDGSELVENYNEKVEAAIASLNRESSTYVIREKGRHYEEEAFVLVRDGRYLGFGYVDKNAQVSCIDDFEPFLKLQQATYHTNKILSNYVRKQGAPNILFFDDFSTAGPRPSQNVTQELFGMSC from the coding sequence ATGAATGATCAGTTATTTGCGGTAATAGATGTTGAAACTACGGGAGGTGGCATTGCAGGAAACCGCCTTACCGAGATTTGTATAGTGCTTATGAAAGGTGCTGTGGTTATTGATAAATATTCAACACTTATCAATCCTGAAAAGCATATTCCGTTACAGATAACTGCGCTCACCGGCATTGACAATGATATGGTTGCCAATGCTCCAAAATTTCCTGAAGTTGCAAAAAAGATTGAAGAAATGACCCGCGAAGCAATTTTTGTGGCTCATAATGTAAATTTTGATTACAATGTGCTGCGGAATGAATTTAAGGACCTTGGTTTTGAATACTCCCGAAAGAAATTATGTACGGTACGTCTCTCGCGAAAACTTATCCCCGGATTATTTTCCTACAGTTTGGGCCGGCTTTGTGACTCCATTAATATTCCTATTGTAAACCGGCACCGGGCCGAAGGGGATACAGATGCCACAGTGATCCTTTTTCAACGTCTTTTATCCCTTGATGATGATTTTAAAGTGATTCGGTCCTTCCTGCACGCCCATTCCAGGCAGGCAACCCTGCCGCCACATCTTTGTGCCGAACAGATCTATGAACTGCCCGAAAGCCCCGGGATCTATCTCTTCAAGGATAAGAATCATAAAGTTGTGTACGCAGGCAAGGCTATCAATATCAAAAAAAGGGTGATCTCTCACTTTTATGATAAATTGAGCAAAGAATATCAGCTTGGCCAGGAAACCTACTATATAGATTATGAGACCACTGGAAATGAACTTATGGCCTTGTTGCTGGAAGCCGAATACATAAGAAAGTACTATCCAAAATACAATCAGGCACAAAAGCGGCCCGGGACCATTTACCAGATCATAAGTTATGTGAACCAGCGCGGGATCATACAGCTTGCCCTTGGGAAAACCAAACTCATCAGGGATTCCGTAGGCACCTTTTACAGCAGGGCGCAGGCCACAGAAAAACTGGAACAGCTATGTGAAATGTTCAAGTTGTGCCCCCGTTACTGCACTTTACAAAGCAATGTAGAGATCTGTTCCCATTACCGCATTAAGAATTGCGAGGGCGTTTGTGATGGTTCGGAATTGGTAGAAAATTATAATGAAAAAGTTGAAGCTGCTATTGCATCCCTAAACCGCGAATCTTCCACTTATGTGATCAGGGAAAAAGGGAGGCATTATGAGGAAGAAGCATTTGTATTGGTACGTGATGGGCGCTATCTTGGTTTTGGCTATGTAGATAAAAATGCCCAGGTAAGCTGTATTGATGATTTTGAACCTTTCTTAAAATTGCAGCAGGCCACCTACCATACCAATAAGATCTTAAGCAATTATGTACGCAAACAGGGGGCTCCCAATATTCTATTCTTCGACGATTTCTCTACCGCAGGCCCAAGGCCTTCCCAAAATGTTACCCAGGAATTATTCGGGATGAGTTGTTGA
- a CDS encoding arsenite methyltransferase has product MTTSEELKKIVQEKYAEIARGENDSCCGGNSQVPEVYNIMTDDYSGLEGYNPDADLGLGCGLPTGFAKIRKGDTVIDLGSGAGNDCFIARHEAGETGKVIGIDFTEDMIKKARVNAEKLGFNNVEFRQGDIENMPVSNDLANVIVSNCVLNLVPNKQKVIKEIYRTLKPGGHFSISDIVLVGSLPEKLKMDAEMYAGCIAGAIQKDEYLEHIRNTGFQNISIQKEKQIVIPDAILDRYLDQTEKEAFKNGHTGIFSITVFAQKPGNKPLNFLKSSIEEAENFCGPAGVSGCC; this is encoded by the coding sequence ATGACAACTTCAGAAGAACTTAAAAAGATCGTTCAGGAAAAATATGCAGAGATTGCCCGTGGGGAAAATGATTCCTGCTGCGGCGGCAACTCTCAGGTTCCTGAAGTTTATAATATTATGACCGATGATTATTCGGGACTGGAAGGTTATAATCCTGATGCCGACCTTGGTTTGGGATGTGGCCTTCCAACCGGCTTTGCGAAAATAAGGAAAGGAGATACGGTAATAGATCTGGGCTCCGGTGCCGGAAATGATTGTTTCATTGCACGCCATGAGGCCGGGGAAACCGGTAAGGTGATAGGAATAGATTTTACAGAGGATATGATCAAAAAGGCACGGGTAAATGCCGAAAAACTTGGTTTCAATAATGTGGAATTCCGGCAGGGAGATATTGAGAACATGCCGGTTTCCAATGATCTGGCTAATGTTATTGTGAGTAACTGCGTACTCAACCTGGTACCCAATAAGCAAAAGGTGATTAAGGAAATATATCGCACTTTAAAACCAGGCGGACATTTCAGTATTTCTGATATTGTGCTTGTGGGCAGTTTGCCAGAAAAATTAAAGATGGATGCTGAAATGTATGCCGGCTGCATTGCCGGTGCCATTCAAAAAGATGAATATCTGGAACACATAAGGAATACCGGATTTCAAAATATTAGTATTCAAAAAGAGAAGCAGATAGTCATTCCTGATGCAATCTTGGACAGGTACCTTGACCAAACGGAAAAAGAAGCCTTTAAAAACGGGCACACCGGAATTTTCAGCATTACCGTTTTTGCACAAAAACCGGGAAATAAACCTTTGAATTTCCTAAAATCATCAATTGAGGAAGCAGAAAATTTTTGTGGCCCTGCAGGTGTTTCCGGCTGCTGTTAA
- the arsB gene encoding ACR3 family arsenite efflux transporter has protein sequence MAVKKEIAFFEKYLSLWVAFCIAGGIFIGFIAGDAMQVMSTWEIYRVNIPIAVLIWMMIYPMMLQVDFTSIKKIGRRPKGIVLTLVMNWLVKPFTMAFFAWIFFTKLFAAFIDPTLAGEYIAGAIILGAAPCTAMVFVWSYLTDGDPNYTLMQVSVNDLIILVAFVPIVGLLLGITDVVVPYETLILSILIYVVIPLVAGIITSNLLIKRHGADWFKTNFLPKLKPVSIIALLLTLVLLFAFQGENILNNPLVIFLIAVPLIIQTYFIFFATWFAGKKLKLTHPVCAPAAMIGASNFFELSVAVAIGLFGLQSPAALVCVVGVLVEVPVMLSLVAYANKHKYEVKGISQ, from the coding sequence ATGGCAGTTAAAAAGGAAATCGCATTTTTCGAAAAATATCTTAGTCTATGGGTTGCCTTTTGTATTGCCGGAGGAATTTTTATCGGGTTTATTGCCGGTGATGCCATGCAGGTAATGAGCACCTGGGAGATTTATAGAGTGAACATCCCAATTGCGGTCCTCATCTGGATGATGATCTACCCAATGATGCTCCAGGTTGATTTTACGAGCATTAAAAAAATTGGAAGACGGCCAAAAGGAATCGTTTTGACATTAGTCATGAACTGGTTGGTAAAACCTTTTACAATGGCATTTTTTGCCTGGATCTTTTTCACGAAATTATTTGCGGCATTCATAGATCCCACCCTTGCGGGGGAATATATTGCCGGGGCGATCATACTTGGAGCCGCCCCCTGTACCGCTATGGTTTTTGTATGGTCTTATTTGACAGATGGAGACCCGAATTATACCCTTATGCAGGTTTCTGTAAACGATCTTATTATTCTGGTGGCTTTTGTACCTATTGTGGGATTATTACTTGGAATAACCGATGTTGTGGTCCCTTATGAAACCCTTATTCTAAGTATTTTGATCTATGTGGTAATTCCCCTGGTAGCAGGAATTATTACCAGTAACTTACTTATAAAACGCCACGGGGCCGATTGGTTCAAAACTAATTTTTTGCCCAAATTAAAACCGGTTAGCATCATTGCCCTGTTGCTTACACTGGTCCTGCTCTTTGCTTTTCAGGGAGAAAATATACTCAACAATCCGCTGGTAATATTTCTTATCGCTGTGCCTTTGATCATTCAAACCTACTTTATATTTTTTGCTACCTGGTTTGCCGGTAAGAAACTTAAATTAACTCATCCTGTATGCGCACCTGCCGCTATGATTGGAGCCAGTAATTTCTTTGAACTTTCGGTTGCTGTAGCAATAGGATTGTTTGGCCTTCAAAGCCCTGCCGCCCTGGTATGTGTGGTGGGAGTTTTGGTGGAGGTGCCGGTAATGCTCTCCCTTGTCGCATACGCCAATAAACACAAATATGAGGTGAAGGGTATTTCGCAGTGA
- a CDS encoding YitT family protein, translated as MKKARNINWRSIFSLKSITLILLGVLFALIGLQGFMVPNNFLDGGVTGLTILLTGLANIHISLILLAFNLPFVIIGYKKISHTFGLQSLIAMLLLSAGMYFIEIPAFTHDKLLIAVFGGFFIGLGIGLVIRGGGVVDGLAVIAHYTEKKSAFTSGEIILSLNTLIILGAAYRFGIETGMYSILVYYTAMKTTNYVVEGFEEFTALNIISADQEIIKATLVKDFGKSISTYKGERGSLPGSFNIKQDCDIIMTVVTRLEVHRIKKAIALIDPHAFIFVNSIKEVNSKT; from the coding sequence ATGAAAAAAGCCCGCAATATAAACTGGCGATCCATTTTCTCGCTTAAATCCATAACCCTTATCCTTCTTGGGGTGCTGTTTGCTCTTATAGGTTTACAGGGATTTATGGTTCCAAATAATTTTCTGGATGGCGGGGTCACGGGGCTTACAATTCTGTTAACCGGTCTGGCCAATATTCATATTAGTTTAATTCTGCTTGCATTCAATTTGCCATTTGTAATAATTGGATATAAGAAGATTAGCCACACATTTGGACTTCAGTCATTGATCGCCATGTTGTTGCTTTCCGCAGGGATGTACTTTATAGAAATTCCGGCTTTTACACACGATAAATTGCTGATTGCAGTTTTCGGCGGATTCTTCATTGGCCTTGGAATTGGATTGGTGATCCGTGGCGGTGGGGTTGTAGACGGGCTCGCAGTAATTGCCCATTATACCGAAAAGAAATCGGCTTTTACCTCGGGAGAAATTATTCTAAGCCTCAACACCCTCATAATTTTAGGTGCGGCCTACAGGTTTGGAATTGAAACCGGGATGTATTCCATTTTGGTGTACTATACCGCTATGAAAACTACCAATTATGTAGTAGAAGGTTTTGAAGAATTTACCGCTCTTAATATTATTTCAGCAGATCAGGAAATTATCAAAGCTACCCTTGTTAAGGACTTTGGAAAATCTATAAGCACCTATAAAGGAGAGCGGGGTTCCCTGCCGGGTTCCTTTAATATTAAACAGGATTGCGATATAATTATGACCGTAGTTACCCGCCTGGAAGTACACCGTATAAAAAAAGCAATTGCTTTAATTGATCCGCATGCTTTTATTTTTGTGAATAGTATCAAAGAAGTGAACTCTAAAACTTAA
- a CDS encoding DUF5996 family protein, producing the protein METKWPALSYETGKDTYETLHMWTQILGKIKLGTLTWMNHSWHVSLKITPTGLTTSTLPYRDQFFQIDLDFIKHRLIILTSRGEERQFSLPGLSVAEFYEKLFSNLKTLNIDLEIYSRPVELPNPIRFEDDTLHNSYDIKEVTALHKSLLAMQDVFTGFKCHFRGKCSDVHFFWGSFDLAASRFSGRIAPKHPGGIPNLANWVAEEAYSHEVMSAGFWPGSEALPEAAFYCYLYPEPEGFKDAAIEPEEAYYHQSLHEFILPYKAVQESKDPEAMLREFLDSTYEAGAKLADWDRKALEV; encoded by the coding sequence ATGGAAACGAAATGGCCAGCACTATCTTATGAAACGGGAAAAGACACCTATGAAACCCTGCACATGTGGACCCAGATCCTTGGGAAAATTAAACTGGGAACCTTAACCTGGATGAACCATTCCTGGCACGTGAGCCTAAAGATAACCCCTACCGGCTTAACCACTTCTACCCTTCCCTACCGCGACCAGTTCTTCCAGATAGACCTGGACTTTATTAAACATCGTTTAATAATATTGACCAGCCGGGGTGAGGAAAGGCAATTTAGCTTACCCGGACTTTCGGTCGCTGAATTCTACGAGAAGCTCTTCTCCAATCTAAAAACCCTCAATATTGACCTTGAGATCTATTCCAGGCCTGTGGAATTGCCCAATCCAATAAGATTTGAAGATGATACCCTCCATAATTCCTACGACATTAAAGAAGTTACCGCCTTGCATAAAAGTCTGCTGGCAATGCAGGATGTATTTACCGGATTTAAATGCCACTTCAGGGGAAAATGCAGCGATGTTCATTTCTTTTGGGGAAGTTTTGATCTTGCAGCATCCCGTTTTTCAGGTCGAATTGCTCCCAAACATCCCGGCGGTATACCCAACCTTGCCAATTGGGTGGCAGAGGAGGCCTACTCTCACGAGGTAATGAGCGCGGGATTCTGGCCCGGAAGCGAGGCCCTTCCTGAAGCCGCTTTTTATTGTTATCTCTACCCCGAACCGGAGGGTTTTAAAGATGCAGCCATAGAGCCAGAGGAAGCCTATTATCACCAATCCCTCCATGAATTTATTCTACCTTATAAAGCAGTGCAGGAAAGCAAAGACCCGGAGGCAATGCTGCGCGAATTTCTTGACAGCACCTATGAGGCTGGAGCAAAACTCGCAGATTGGGATAGAAAAGCCCTGGAAGTTTAA